A genomic segment from Nicotiana tabacum cultivar K326 chromosome 7, ASM71507v2, whole genome shotgun sequence encodes:
- the LOC107762995 gene encoding putative chromatin-remodeling complex ATPase chain produces MAKNSRAKSSSEEPFSDGSEEEQVNDQVNYEEDEEELEAVARSADDYEEDDDAPASNRADDDDEEDAAANEISKREKARLKEMQRRKKQKIQDMLDAQNAAIEADMNNKGKGRLKYLLEQTELFAHFAKTDQSTPEKKAKGRGRHASKMTEEEEDEEYLKEEEGGLGNTRLVAQPSCIQGKMRDYQLAGLNWMIRLYENGINGILADEMGLGKTLQTISLMGYLHEFRGITGPHMVVAPKSTLGNWMNEIKRFCPTLRAVKFLGNPEERRYIREELLVAGRFDVCVTSFEMAIKEKSALRRFSWRYIIIDEAHRIKNENSLLSKTMRLYNTNYRLLITGTPLQNNLHELWALLNFLLPEIFSSAETFDEWFQISGENDQQEVVQQLHKVLRPFLLRRLKSDVEKGLPPKKETILKVGMSQMQKHYYRALLQKDLEVVNSGGERKRLLNIAMQLRKCCNHPYLFQGAEPGPPYTTGEHLIENAGKMVLLDKLLPKLKERGSRVLIFSQMTRLLDILEDYLMYRGHQYCRIDGNTGGEDRDASIEAFNSPGSEIFCFLLSTRAGGLGINLATADIVILYDSDWNPQVDLQAQDRAHRIGQKKEVQVFRFCTEYTIEEKVIERAYKKLALDALVIQQGRLAEQKTVNKDELLQMVRFGAEMVFSSKDSTITDEDIDRIIAKGEEATAELDAKMKKFTEDAIKFKMDDTADLYDFDDEKDENKVDFKKIASENWIEPPKRERKRNYSESEYFKQTMRQSGPARPKEPRIPRMPQLHDFQFFNTQRLSELYEKEVRCLMQAHQKNQLKDTIEVEEHEDVGEPLTAEEQEEKEKLLEEGFSTWSRRDFNAFIRACEKYGRNDIKSIAAEMEGKTEEEVERYAKVFKERYKELNDYDRIIKNIERGEARISRKDEIMKTIGKKLDRYKNPWLELKIQYGQNKGKLYNEECDRFMLCMVHKLGYGNWDELKAAFRTSPLFRFDWFVKSRTTQELARRCDALIRLVERENQEFDERERQARKEKKLAKNMTPTKRTLARQATESSPTLKKRKQSSMDDYVSSGKRKK; encoded by the exons ATGGCGAAAAACTCGAGAGCGAAATCCTCGTCGGAGGAGCCATTTTCGGACGGTTCCGAGGAGGAGCAAGTCAACGATCAAGTCAACTATGAAGAAGACGAGGAGGAGCTTGAAGCCGTTGCTAGGTCCGCCGATGACTATGAAGAAGACGACGATGCTCCTGCATCCAACAGAGCCGACGACGATGACGAG GAAGATGCTGCAGCTAATGAGATCTCAAAGCGTGAAAAAGCGAGGTTAAAAGAGATGCAGAGGCGTAAGAAGCAAAAGATACAGGATATGTTGGATGCACAGAATGCTGCCATAGAAGCTGATATG AATAACAAGGGAAAGGGGCGTCTGAAGTATCTTTTGGAGCAAACAGAGTTGTTTGCACATTTTGCAAAAACTGACCAGTCTACTCCAGAAAAGAAGGCAAAAGGAAG GGGTCGTCATGCGTCAAAGATgactgaagaggaagaagatgaagagtATCTCAAAGAAGAAGAGGGTGGGCTTGGAAATACACGGCTAGTGGCTCAGCCCTCTT GTATTCAAGGAAAGATGAGGGATTATCAACTTGCTGGTTTGAACTGGATGATACGGCTATATGAGAATGGCATAAATGGGATACTTGCTGATGAAATG GGTCTTGGTAAGACTTTGCAAACCATCTCCTTGATGGGGTACCTGCATGAGTTTAGAGGCATTACTGGTCCTCACATGGTTGTTGCGCCGAAATCCACGCTTGGCAATTGGATGAATGAAATCAAACGTTTTTGTCCTACTTTGCGTGCTGTAAAGTTCCTTGGAAACCCCGAAGAAAGG AGATACATCCGAGAGGAGTTACTTGTTGCTGGGAGGTTTGATGTGTGTGTCACAAGTTTTGAGATGGCCATCAAAGAGAAATCTGCTTTACGTCGCTTTAGTTGGCGTTACATCATCATTGATGAGGCTCATAGAATCAAGAATGAAAATTCTCTTCTTTCCAAGACCATGAGGCTCTACAATACTAATTATAGGCTGTTGATCACAGGGACACCGCTTCAg AATAATCTTCATGAGCTCTGGGCACTTCTGAACTTTTTGCTGCCTGAGATCTTTAGCTCGGCCGAGACATTTGATGAGTGGTTTCAAATATCTGGTGAGAATGACCAGCAGGAGGTGGTCCAGCAGCTTCATAAG GTCCTTCGTCCATTTCTTCTTCGGAGACTAAAGTCTGATGTTGAGAAAGGTTTGCCTCCAAAGAAGGAAACAATTCTTAAGGTTGGTATGTCCCAGATGCAGAAACACTACTATAGGGCTCTGTTGCAGAAAGATCTTGAGGTTGTTAATTCTGGAGGAGAGCGCAAGCGTCTTCTTAATATAGCAATGCAGCTCCGAAAATGTTGTAATCATCCATATCTTTTCCAAGGAGCTGAGCCAGGACCTCCATATACAACAGGAGAGCATCTCATAGAAAATGCTG GCAAAATGGTTCTTCTAGATAAGTTACTTCCTAAGCTGAAGGAACGTGGCTCTAGGGTTTTAATATTTTCACAG ATGACACGGCTATTGGATATCCTCGAAGACTACCTGATGTACCGTGGTCACCAATATTGTCGGATTGATGGAAACACTGGTGGAGAAGATCGTGATGCTTCTATTGAGGCATTTAACAGTCCAGGGAGTGAaattttttgcttcttattgtcaACCAGAGCTGGCGGTCTTGGTATCAATCTTGCTACAGCAGATATTGTAATTCTTTATGACAGTGACTG GAATCCACAGGTTGACTTGCAGGCGCAGGACCGTGCCCATAGGATTGGACAGAAGAAGGAGGTCCAAGTATTCCGTTTCTGCACTGAG TACACAATTGAGGAAAAGGTGATTGAAAGGGCTTATAAAAAGCTGGCACTTGATGCATTGGTTATCCAGCAGGGACGGCTGGCTGAACAAAAGA CTGTTAATAAGGATGAGCTGCTGCAGATGGTGCGGTTTGGTGCTGAAATGGTATTCAGTTCCAAAGATAGTACTATTACAGATGAGGATATCGATAGAATCATTGCCAAAGGAGAAGAGGCAACAGCAGAACTTGATGCCAAGATGAAGAAGTTTACAGAAGATGCCATCAAGTTTAAGATGGATGACA CTGCTGACTTGTATGACTTTGATGACGAAAAG GATGAAAACAAGGTGGATTTCAAGAAAATTGCCAGTGAAAATTGGATAGAACCtccaaaaagagagagaaaacgCAA TTACTCAGAGTCCGAATACTTCAAGCAGACCATGCGACAAAGTGGTCCTGCAAGACCTAAAGAGCCCAGGATTCCTAGGATGCCTCAGTT GCACGACTTTCAGTTCTTTAATACCCAGAGACTAAGTGAGCTGTACGAGAAGGAAGTGCGTTGTCTCATG CAAGCGCACCAGAAGAATCAATTAAAAGACACAATAGAAGTGGAAGAGCATGAAG ATGTTGGAGAGCCTTTAACTGCTGAGGAACAGGAAGAAAAGGAGAAACTGTTGGAGGAG GGATTTTCAACATGGAGTAGGAGAGACTTCAATGCTTTTATCAGGGCATGTGAGAAGTATGGTCGGAATGACATAAAAAGTATTGCTGCTGAAATGGAAGGAAAGACAGAGGAGGAGGTTGAAAGATATGCAAAAGTTTTCAAAGAAAGATACAAAGAGTTAAATG ATTATGATAGGATTATAAAGAATATCGAAAGAGGAGAGGCTAGAATTTCGCGGAAGGATGAGATCATGAAAACAATTGGGAAGAAGTTGGACCGCTACAAGAATCCATGGTTGGAGTTGAAGATCCAGTATGGTCAGAACAAAGGGAAATTGTATAATGAGGAGTGTGATCGCTTCATG TTATGTATGGTTCACAAGCTCGGCTACGGAAACTGGGATGAGCTGAAGGCTGCATTCCGCACATCACCTTTGTTTCGGTTTGATTGGTTTGTGAAGTCTCGAACCACTCAAGAACTTGCCAGAAGATGTGATGCACTTATTCGGTTGGTGGAGAGGGAAAACCAAGAGTTTGATGAGAGGGAGAGGCAGGCACGCAAAGAAAAGAAGCTTGCAAAG AACATGACACCAACAAAGCGCACTTTGGCAAGACAGGCAACTGAAAGCTCTCCTACCTTAAAGAAGCGGAAGCAGTCATCAATGGATGACTATGTGAGCTCG GGTAAGAGGAAGAAATGA
- the LOC107763175 gene encoding serine/threonine-protein kinase PBL27 — protein sequence MGGCFPCFRSSHKESGNGVKEVVKKESFKDGSAAQSIHLSKVNSDKSKSRGSHDSKKDPAIPKDGPTAHIAAQTFTFRELAAATKNFRPECLLGEGGFGRVYKGRLESTGQVVAVKQLDRNGLQGNREFLVEVLMLSLLHHPNLVNLIGYCADGDQRLLVYEFMPLGSLEDHLHDLPPDKEPLDWNTRMKIAAGAAKGLEYLHDKANPPVIYRDLKSSNILLDEGYHPKLSDFGLAKLGPVGDKTHVSTRVMGTYGYCAPEYAMTGQLTLKSDVYSFGVVFLELITGRKAIDNARSHGEHNLVAWARPLFKDRRKFPKMADPLLQGRYPMRGLYQALAVAAMCLQEQASTRPLIGDVVTALSYLASQTYDPNAVGAQSNRVGSSTPRSREDRLHSADGVESPDEHSSAHHGSPSIQRNSPDSRKRDSARDFNTGIELRKIATSGGSGRKWGLDESERPDSQKNSPVSAGRTRETPRNRDLDRERAVAEAKVWGENWRDKKKTSARGSSFDGMND from the exons ATGGGTGGGTGTTTTCCTTGCTTTAGATCATCACACAAGGAAAGTGGAAATGGTGTTAAAGAAGTTGTAAAAAAGGAGTCTTTTAAGGATGGTTCTGCCGCTCAATCTATCCATTTGAGCAAAGTTAATTCAG ATAAATCAAAGTCTCGCGGCAGTCATGATTCTAAGAAAGATCCAGCCATTCCAAAAGATGGACCAACAGCACATATAGCTGCACAGACGTTCACGTTTCGTGAGCTTGCTGCTGCAACAAAGAATTTTAGGCCAGAGTGTTTGCTTGGTGAAGGTGGTTTTGGACGTGTTTACAAAGGTCGGCTGGAAAGTACAGGACAG GTGGTTGCTGTTAAACAGCTTGACCGCAATGGTCTTCAAGGGAATAGGGAGTTTCTGGTGGAAGTTCTGATGCTTAGCCTACTACATCATCCAAATCTCGTCAACCTGATTGGTTATTGCGCAGATGGGGACCAACGCCTCCTTGTTTACGAGTTTATGCCATTGGGTTCTCTGGAGGATCATTTACATG ATCTTCCACCTGATAAAGAACCATTGGACTGGAATACAAGGATGAAGATTGCAGCTGGTGCAGCAAAGGGTTTAGAATATCTGCATGACAAAGCCAACCCTCCTGTAATATATCGAGACTTAAAATCTTCCAACATACTTCTTGATGAAGGATACCACCCTAAATTATCAGATTTTGGGCTTGCTAAACTGGGCCCTGTTGGCGACAAGACTCATGTGTCTACGCGTGTGATGGGCACATATGGCTACTGTGCTCCGGAATATGCAATGACCGGTCAACTCACATTGAAATCTGATGTTTACAGTTTTGGGGTCGTCTTCCTTGAGCTGATTACAGGACGCAAAGCTATTGATAATGCACGGTCTCATGGGGAGCATAATCTTGTTGCCTGG GCTCGACCGCTTTTCAAGGATCGGAGGAAGTTCCCGAAAATGGCAGATCCCCTATTGCAAGGCCGTTACCCAATGCGAGGACTATACCAAGCACTGGCTGTAGCAGCAATGTGCTTGCAAGAACAAGCATCTACTAGACCTTTAATAGGGGATGTTGTGACGGCTTTATCATATTTAGCCTCTCAAACTTATGATCCTAATGCAGTTGGTGCACAAAGTAACCGTGTTGGTTCATCCACTCCAAGGAGCAGGGAGGATAGACTACACTCCGCAGATGGAGTAGAGAGCCCTGATGAACATAGCAGTGCTCACCATGGTTCTCCTTCCATCCAGAGGAATTCTCCTGATTCGAGGAAACGAGATTCTGCGAGGGATTTCAATACTGGGATAGAGTTGAGGAAAATTGCAACTAGCGGTGGATCTGGTCGTAAGTGGGGTTTGGATGAATCAGAACGTCCGGATTCTCAAAAGAACAGCCCTGTCAGTGCAGGTAGAACTAGAGAAACCCCAAGGAATCGTGATCTAGACAGGGAACGTGCAGTTGCTGAAGCAAAAGTATGGGGCGAAAATTGGAGGGACAAAAAGAAGACAAGTGCAAGGGGTAGTAGTTTCGATGGGATGAATGATTGA